Within the Nicotiana tabacum cultivar K326 chromosome 11, ASM71507v2, whole genome shotgun sequence genome, the region AAGTGTATGAGTTAATTAGTGTTACTCACCAACTGGCCCAAGTCAATAAAGCTTTTACATCAGAAGCATTAACTTCTGAGTTAACTATTAAAAGCACCAAAATACTGAAAAGgctaaagaaaataaatgaaatgaCAACAGCAAACAGTCAGATTATCATGGACAAAATACCAATTCAATCAAATGGTTAACAAAAGCTAGAGAATAGCCGCACCTTGTCTGAAGTAAACATCACAAGTCAACTGCAAAGCAATGCACAATTGAAGCACCATTAGGAACAACAAGAACCACATCCGACCACAAGATGTTCCCACTCAACCCTCCGTCCTTGTCCTTCCAAACTTCAATCTCTGCGCACATAATGTCAACCTCCTTGCCGTTCCTCTTGCCTTCCCACGCAACACACAACCTCTCATCGAAATTCACCATTGTCGCGCCACACAAGAACCTAGGCAACCCCTTCTCCACCCCTTTCAATTCCTTCCACACATCTTCCTTCACATCATACCCTCTAATCTTACCCAAATAATCATAACAATACAACACTCCTCCCACCACCGCAGCCCGTCCCCTCCACCCCAAATCAAGCCTTTTTGTTACACTCCCCCACTCCCCACCCCCAGCATTGTACACCACCCCTCCCCTATCCGCCATCGCATAAACCCTATCACCCACCACTGCACTAGCATGCATCCACTTATCTCTGACCTCAATTGGACTCGGCAACGCAGCCCATAACCCCGTTAATGGATCAAAAAATTCAGCCCAATTCATCGACCTAGCCCAATTATCTACAACACACCCACCCATTACATAAATCTTCCCATTCACAACCCCAGCCGCAGCAAACTCCCTACCAATCCTCATTCTTGGCCCCATTTCCCAACAATTAAACCTACAATCGAAAACCCACACATTATTCGAAGGGATTTCACCAATGGACCCACCAATCACATAAATCTTCGGGCCCAAAACTGCATAAGCCGATCCAATGGGCTTACAGGGTATTGAAGAAAGGGGAAAAAGCTTTCTCGGTTTTTGTGGGTTAGGGTTTTGGAAGAGAGTGTACCAGTGGAAAGTGGAGTTTATGCGGAGGTTGAGGTACAGGAAAGTTTCGGTAGTACGGAGAATTGACCGGGTGGCGTAGAGTGCAGTTGAGCTAAGGGTGTAGCGCCAGGATTTGGAGACGAGAGAGAGAATACGGTGATGGGAACGTGGGACTCTGGCTAAGCACTGTAATGCTACGTCGTCTGGGAGGTTTGGTATGAGCTGAGATTGTGGGTCTGCAGTGCCAAGATCCGCCATTTTTTTCCCTACGACTctaaagagaagaaatattatgTACAGAGCTGAGAATGGCaggagaaggggggggggggggttgtcgGTGAGGTGGTGGATCTAGGTTACTTTGATGGAGGTCAATATTGGAAAAGAGAATGGAGGTCAATCTCAAAAAGGGGAGGATTTTGTTAGTGTGTGTGTGGGAGGggggccggggggggggggggtttaagGAGAAATGTACAAGCATGGAAGACAAGCATacaacaaatcaacaacaataccGGAAACCAAACGTTGTACAGGTGTTATGCGGAGATTAACTAAGTTTGCCAAGTTTTTTCCAAAAATGTTTTAGCAAAATctgtttgtttatagattttatcCAAATTTTAGCACATTTTGAAAACAAATTTTCCAAATCCCAAAACTAGTTCTACACTTGTTTTTGGCCCAAATATTACCTTTGGATTTTTTAACAATTACAAAAATTACcctaaacttttgtattttataaaaaagcACACCACCTATTATGATCCAACTAATATTATTCCAATTTAACAAATTGTAGTAGCTAGTGATTGTGTATTAGAAGTTGATATTAAAATATCAGGTTATAGTTTTAggatagtgtattatgtagttcattacAAAAATAATGATTTTGTGCCAAACTTATCTATGGCGAGGACTATggtttgtgataatgataatgaatggCATCGATGAAGGTTCTGCATATACATGATTAACAAGTTTATTTGTTTGGTTATTGTTGGGTAtttttgatagtttttagaacttatgAATATAAGTcatctttcatgtttttttttaaaaatgaaatatattttgaaaaatgatgtctAACaaaattttcatcttcaaaccaaaattcacccaaatcaaattttttaaaataaatttgggaatatatggccaaacgctagctaaaaaTTCAGAACTTTGTACTCCATACCAAATGCAATAAAATAATAAGGATTTTTATACCATGATTGTCATATCTTGAAACTTTGAAGTACATTTTATAGCTCGAATAACCACAAGCTTAATTTACTAACGTAAGATTGAGCACCCCGTATGTATATATAGGCCCGTTATCTTTTTTTCCTTCCCACACCCACTTGTGGAATTCTCACTCTGTTTGTTATTATTGTAAGTTCGAGATTTTTTTTGCGAAGCTCTTGTGCTCCATGTTAGAAGATTCTTCAAAGGCATCACTGACGAATACAAGTGCCACGCTAAATCCAAAATGGTGTATGATTATACTAATTTTGTAAGTGTTCTAATCTCTCGATGGAAAAGAAAAGGTGGTTCTTTATTAAGTCCATCCTTTTATTATCTATTTTAGACTTTATATACAACATAAGTGATAGATATAATATGTAATATTGACTGAAATGCAT harbors:
- the LOC107810324 gene encoding F-box/kelch-repeat protein SKIP6, yielding MADLGTADPQSQLIPNLPDDVALQCLARVPRSHHRILSLVSKSWRYTLSSTALYATRSILRTTETFLYLNLRINSTFHWYTLFQNPNPQKPRKLFPLSSIPCKPIGSAYAVLGPKIYVIGGSIGEIPSNNVWVFDCRFNCWEMGPRMRIGREFAAAGVVNGKIYVMGGCVVDNWARSMNWAEFFDPLTGLWAALPSPIEVRDKWMHASAVVGDRVYAMADRGGVVYNAGGGEWGSVTKRLDLGWRGRAAVVGGVLYCYDYLGKIRGYDVKEDVWKELKGVEKGLPRFLCGATMVNFDERLCVAWEGKRNGKEVDIMCAEIEVWKDKDGGLSGNILWSDVVLVVPNGASIVHCFAVDL